In Candidatus Thorarchaeota archaeon, the sequence ACGCTAGAGGAGAGCAGACCCCTCTCAGTGACTTGGACCTTGCAATTCTTTGGGAAAAAGAGAGCTCTGTCGAGGCCAGAAAGAGGAATTTGCTGCGTCTCTCACAAAAGCTCTCTCGAAGATTCAATCTTGACGTGGATGTGAGGAGTCTGAATGAAGCATCTCTAGAGCTGCAATATCGTGTCGTATCCGGAGGCAAAGTAATTTTCTGTGAGGATAGGAATAGAAGGCTTGAATTCGAAGACCGAGTAGTGATGGAGTTTCTTGACTTCAAGCCAATGATTGCAGTGTATAATCAGTATATGCACAAGAGAATCGAGGAGACCGGCAAGGTATGAATAACATGGATATTATTGATACTCGCCTCAGCAAGTTATCTGAAACGATGAGATTACTGCGAGGGGTTGCTCAAGAGGATAAATCTGTTTTCCTCCACGACCAAATCAAGCTGGGAGCTGCAAAATACTATCTCCTAGAAGCGATTCAAATTTGTCTCGATATCGGAAACCATATCATTGGGTCTATGGGCTGGGAAAGACCACAAGATTATGCCTCGGTCTTCAGAATCCTCGAACAGAATCAGGTATTGCCAAAAGAGCTTGCTGAGAAGCTTGAAGAAATGGCGAGATTTAGAAATCGAATCGTGCATCTATACGGAGATTTTGACAATGAAATTCTCTACTCTGTTCTAAACGAGGACATCAGTGACATTGATTCGTTCGCTGACCATGTTCTCAAATTCATGAAGACGAAAAAATAGAAGCAGATCTAATATAGACTTTTGGCCAGTATGAATCGAACCACTTCATTTCTCTGAGGACTCAGACCAAATCTTGGCAACTTAAGGCAGCCGCACGAGCTATACTTTCGGTCCGCTCACATAGTCTAGTGCGTGTTCTTTGCAAAGTGATTCATGAGAAGAGTAGTCTTGCGATGGTAGCATTCCTATCACTTGAAGTCCTGTCCACCCAATTGTAATCCGAAGCCCAACCCTCAAGTCCAATCATGTAAGAGCCTGAAACGAATTCGCTAAGAGGGAAGAAAATGGTCAATGTGTCGTTTTCTGCAAGGGCTCTGGCATCGGAACAAGACTCCAGAGCTCCATTTTTGTAACGGATTACATAGATGTGAGCTTCCTCATCATCCAACATCTTTGCGGCTATCGTGAATCTGTATTCATAAGGGTAAGAGTATTGTGAACTTGTGGTACTGTTTCTTATCCTCCCAGCTACCATCATATTAAGGACAATATCCTTTCCATCTGCGAACGATTTGATACGTACTATGTCACAATTCGGATTTGATACGTCACCTTCCGAATCGGTATGTTCGATATTTGTTCTATGAACGGGAAGACCACCAATTACACTGATGCCCAAAATGACCAGTATGACAAGTATGACTAACGCCATCATCTTCCATTTAGCCAGTGCCAAAGACTGTTCGGTTGTGATTATTCTCCCTCCAATGTGACACTATGTGAATATATTGTTCATTACATACCTGATAGCATTTTCGATGGGGGTCCAATACGAATCATTACCTGTTCTCTTACAATAACACTGCAAAAGCAAAAACTAACTAAGAAATGCTGAGGACGGAGTACTGTTTTTCGTGCCGTCTAAAACTAAATCTTGGCAACTCTAGGTGCAGCACGAGCTATATTTTCGGTCCATGAGTCAGGTTTCATCTACCACACAGTATCCGATGATGAGGGCTTCTATCTCTGAAAAATTCTCACGACCGGCCAGAGCTATTACAGGAGAACTTGTAACAATATCTACGGTGGATATTAGATATGTGATATTTCGCCACTCAGCAACAGTGTCGAAAGAGCGCCTGTCAAAATGGCCCAGACTGGGATAAATGGCAATGTCAAGGCTGCCTTGGATAACAGTGACATTCAGGGCGATGATTCGGTTTGAGGAATCGACAGGGAATGTGATACTGGAGGTTCGTGGTTGTTCTCTCGTCCAATACCGACTCCCATTCCATAACACCGTCTCCGCTTGGCGATTCGTAACTTTCCATATGGTGTGATTCGCCTCGATGTAGTAGTACGGGCGGGTAGATTCATAGATCACATAGGATACTCCTACAATCAGCATGATGGTCAGTGGAATGACCAGAAGATAGCACGCATCCCATGTTGACCGCTGCTCGGACAATAGCACCCTCGATTAGAATTGGGAGTTTCAGGTTATCTTTCTTTTGTGAGGGTTGTTTCCGAGACACGTAGCATGGTATATCAGCTCCTTTTCCATAATTACACTGCAAGAATGAACTAAGATGTTGAGGATTTGGTATGGGTTGTCAATGTCGCCGCTTTCTTCAGAGTTTGACGGACTGATTCTTTTCCCGATACCTGCAATACTATCTATGAAGGGATTTTGTAGTTGAGTAGATACATATTGACTGATTCAAGAACGAATACCAGTCCACCAAAATGAACGATGTACGTTAGAGGTGTGCCGTATACGTCTAGGAATCCTTGAGGCGGCAAAAGGAGTACTGCTACCAATCCTATGATTGACAAAACCACGGCAATGAAGCCAGCTAGAGTAATCGTCACTTCTCTGGTGATGCTGATTCCTTCAATGATTCTTGTTTCCAGGCCCATGATAGGTGCCAGTAGTGCCCCCAATACTAGGAGAAAGGGCCAAATGGCTGACTCGTACCCGAATATGAAACTGCATCCCCCGCCTTGTTGGGGAATCCACAGGAGGGGACTGATGGGGAACGCAATTGCGGCGAGTCCCAGGAGTATGCCCACTCCCCTGAAGAACGTGTTGTCCCGTTCCTTGATTAGTTCATGGATTGCGATGAGGAAAACTGAAATCGCAGGAGACAGGAGTAGGTAGAACGCAATATTGCTTACAAGATCCACTCTGGGAGATAGATTGCCGTAGACGATGATGATAGTATATAGCGTACCCAATAGCGCTCCTAGTATGGCACTACCACCAATGTAGAATCCCAGTGCTCTGGGTGTCCATCGAACCTTGTGTACTTCATGAGTTTGGTTTTCCCGTATATCTCCTTGCATTCTACTCACTCTATTTGTTAATCTTGGATGTTAGTAGTGCATACTCCTGGAAAATATCATACCAGCGTATCTGGATTAAGGTATTGGGATACTTGCTAGCAATTTCATTTACAATCTCTACTGGACCTGGGTCAACTAGCAATACCTTTTCTTTATTACGAAGCAAATCGATTGATTCAACAGGAATTGTTGCCTTTACTGCGCCAACACTATCTACAAGATTGAAATCAGATCCATAGTCCTTTTTGAATACGGCATCCATTTCGCCAATTCTTCCCAGTATATCATCACTATGGTCAAATGAGATTTT encodes:
- a CDS encoding DUF86 domain-containing protein; protein product: MNNMDIIDTRLSKLSETMRLLRGVAQEDKSVFLHDQIKLGAAKYYLLEAIQICLDIGNHIIGSMGWERPQDYASVFRILEQNQVLPKELAEKLEEMARFRNRIVHLYGDFDNEILYSVLNEDISDIDSFADHVLKFMKTKK
- a CDS encoding nucleotidyltransferase domain-containing protein, with the protein product ARGEQTPLSDLDLAILWEKESSVEARKRNLLRLSQKLSRRFNLDVDVRSLNEASLELQYRVVSGGKVIFCEDRNRRLEFEDRVVMEFLDFKPMIAVYNQYMHKRIEETGKV